In one Corallococcus sp. EGB genomic region, the following are encoded:
- a CDS encoding haloalkane dehalogenase has translation MPMLHQRQVQDSFISYCEAGTGSPIVLLHGNPTSSHVWRNVIPRLADRGRCIAPDLIGMGSSGKPDISYRFADHAKYLDAWFAALDLRDVVLVGYDWGGVLALDWARRHPDRVRGVVVFETFLRPMAWSDWSAEGEKLFRALRTPGVGEQLVLEQNAFLARSFANGVLRGLAEEDRAVYQAPYPDAASRRPVLQWPREIPIEGQPADVVEVVESYDAWLARPSATPVLLLTFGDTGLNAPHIIEWARGNLPAVEIVPLGRAGHHAPEDAPEDIAHAIRSWLDRLGG, from the coding sequence ATGCCCATGCTTCATCAACGCCAGGTCCAGGACTCGTTCATCTCGTATTGCGAGGCCGGGACGGGCTCGCCCATCGTGCTCCTGCACGGCAACCCCACGTCCTCACACGTGTGGCGCAACGTCATCCCGCGACTCGCCGACCGGGGCCGGTGCATCGCACCGGACCTCATCGGGATGGGGAGCTCGGGCAAGCCGGACATCTCCTACCGGTTCGCGGACCATGCGAAGTATCTCGACGCGTGGTTCGCGGCGCTCGACCTGCGGGACGTCGTGCTCGTCGGCTACGACTGGGGCGGTGTGCTGGCGCTGGATTGGGCGCGGCGGCACCCGGACCGCGTGCGGGGAGTGGTCGTCTTCGAGACCTTCCTGCGCCCGATGGCCTGGAGCGACTGGAGTGCCGAGGGCGAGAAGCTGTTCCGCGCCCTGCGCACACCGGGAGTGGGAGAGCAGCTCGTGCTCGAACAGAACGCGTTCCTCGCACGGTCCTTCGCGAACGGCGTCCTGCGTGGACTCGCAGAGGAGGATCGGGCCGTGTACCAGGCCCCCTACCCGGATGCGGCCTCACGACGCCCGGTGCTGCAGTGGCCGCGTGAAATCCCCATCGAAGGTCAGCCCGCGGACGTCGTCGAGGTGGTCGAGAGCTACGATGCGTGGCTCGCGCGGCCGTCCGCGACGCCGGTGCTCCTGCTGACCTTTGGGGATACCGGGCTCAACGCGCCGCACATCATCGAGTGGGCGCGCGGCAATCTCCCGGCCGTCGAAATCGTCCCGCTCGGGCGCGCGGGGCACCATGCGCCAGAAGACGCACCCGAGGACATCGCACACGCAATCCGGAGCTGGCTGGATCGCCTCGGCGGATGA
- a CDS encoding LysR family transcriptional regulator — protein sequence MPRPSKPARRRGPAPEVPASASADRLELMQTFIRIVDAGSLSSAAAQLGTTQPTVSRRLQALERSLGLRLLQRSTHAMKLTEDGARCYERAKELLASWDMFEADLRGASDEPEGTLRVVVPHAFGQELLVEPLKEYLGRHARVSVEWLLHDRAVDFIADGIDCAIHVGEVQDPSVVAIRVAEVPRIVVAAPSVLAGGPLPAHPDALARLPWLSLRTFYRNELTLTHVSTGEVQPIVFQPRVSTDSLYALRSAAVKGLGVCVGSSWVLREDLQRGRLLHLVPQWQAAPLPMSLIYPAARFHPARLRRFVELMRERIPAALAVATRRG from the coding sequence ATGCCCCGTCCCTCGAAGCCGGCCCGGCGGCGTGGACCCGCGCCGGAGGTTCCCGCGTCCGCCAGCGCCGACCGGCTGGAGTTGATGCAGACGTTCATCCGCATCGTGGACGCGGGGAGCCTGTCCTCCGCCGCTGCGCAGCTGGGCACCACGCAGCCGACGGTGAGCCGCCGGCTCCAGGCGCTGGAGCGCTCGCTGGGGCTGCGGCTGCTCCAGCGCTCCACCCACGCGATGAAGCTCACCGAGGATGGGGCCCGCTGCTACGAACGGGCGAAGGAGCTGCTGGCCAGCTGGGACATGTTCGAGGCGGACCTGCGCGGCGCGAGCGATGAGCCGGAGGGCACGCTGCGCGTCGTGGTGCCCCATGCGTTCGGGCAGGAGCTGCTGGTGGAGCCGCTGAAGGAATACCTGGGCCGCCACGCGCGGGTCTCCGTCGAATGGCTGCTGCACGACCGGGCCGTGGACTTCATCGCCGACGGCATCGACTGCGCCATCCACGTCGGCGAGGTGCAGGACCCCAGCGTGGTGGCGATCCGCGTGGCCGAGGTGCCGCGCATCGTGGTGGCGGCGCCCTCGGTGCTTGCCGGCGGCCCCCTGCCTGCGCATCCCGACGCGCTGGCGAGGCTGCCCTGGCTGTCGCTGCGCACGTTCTATCGCAACGAACTCACGCTGACCCACGTGAGCACGGGCGAGGTCCAACCCATCGTCTTCCAGCCGCGCGTGAGCACGGACAGCCTCTACGCGCTGCGCAGCGCCGCGGTGAAGGGGCTCGGGGTCTGCGTGGGTTCGTCCTGGGTGCTCCGGGAGGACCTCCAGCGTGGCCGGCTGCTGCACCTGGTGCCGCAATGGCAGGCGGCGCCCCTGCCCATGTCTCTGATCTACCCCGCCGCGCGCTTCCATCCCGCGAGGTTGCGCCGGTTCGTGGAGCTGATGCGGGAGCGGATCCCCGCGGCCCTGGCGGTGGCCACGCGCCGGGGATGA
- a CDS encoding sensor histidine kinase, whose protein sequence is MPARSAVAKSATIHRLLFVAGMLTWAVVGFAHAEGLAREPSRWLAPDTLLWGLGLITFGAAFGVQTRVLGRGELPLLATQTLAALVCTATGGSGLDAALLAITAGQVPEILRQRQALAWMGAQVVGLLAVFAAWHPFLQALVQTLIYTGFQGFTFGTALVMVREAEARRELARVHAELQATQVLLAHREREGERLRIARELHDSVGHHLTALSLNLEAATHTSKAPAATEHLRRAREAARTLLSEVRRTVTEMREAPVPLLPSLRALAEGVPGLDVHLDVPDAFALESSEATHSLFRCVQEVLTNTLRHAGARNLWIVIVPSEDGGVRVHARDDGGGAARVTPGAGLTGMRERFTRLGGRVEWRAAEGQGMELEAWLPATAERGVGT, encoded by the coding sequence ATGCCCGCGCGGTCCGCCGTGGCGAAGTCCGCCACCATCCATCGTCTGTTGTTCGTCGCCGGGATGCTGACCTGGGCCGTGGTCGGCTTCGCGCACGCCGAGGGCCTCGCGCGCGAGCCCTCACGGTGGCTGGCGCCGGACACGCTGCTCTGGGGGCTCGGGCTCATCACCTTCGGTGCGGCCTTCGGCGTCCAGACGCGGGTGCTGGGAAGGGGAGAGCTGCCGCTGCTCGCCACGCAGACGCTCGCGGCGCTCGTCTGCACCGCGACGGGAGGCAGCGGGCTGGACGCCGCGCTGCTCGCCATCACCGCCGGGCAGGTCCCGGAGATCCTCCGCCAGCGCCAGGCGCTGGCGTGGATGGGGGCCCAGGTGGTGGGGCTGCTCGCCGTGTTCGCCGCCTGGCATCCGTTCCTCCAGGCGCTCGTGCAGACGCTCATCTATACCGGCTTCCAGGGCTTCACGTTCGGCACCGCGCTGGTGATGGTCCGCGAGGCCGAGGCCCGCCGCGAGCTGGCCCGCGTCCACGCGGAGCTTCAGGCCACCCAGGTGCTGCTCGCCCACCGCGAGCGCGAGGGGGAGCGGCTGCGCATCGCCCGTGAGCTGCACGACTCCGTGGGGCACCACCTCACCGCGCTCAGCCTCAACCTGGAGGCCGCCACGCACACCTCGAAAGCCCCGGCCGCCACCGAACACCTGCGCCGCGCGCGCGAGGCCGCCCGCACGCTCCTGTCCGAGGTGCGGCGCACGGTGACGGAGATGCGCGAAGCTCCCGTGCCCCTGTTGCCGTCGCTGCGCGCGCTCGCGGAGGGCGTCCCCGGGCTCGACGTCCACCTGGACGTCCCGGATGCGTTCGCCCTGGAGTCCTCCGAGGCGACGCACTCGCTGTTCCGCTGCGTGCAGGAGGTCCTCACCAATACGCTGCGGCATGCCGGGGCTCGCAACCTGTGGATTGTCATCGTGCCCTCGGAGGACGGCGGCGTGCGGGTGCATGCGCGCGACGATGGCGGTGGCGCGGCGCGGGTGACGCCCGGCGCGGGGCTCACCGGCATGCGCGAGCGCTTCACCCGGCTGGGCGGACGCGTGGAGTGGCGCGCGGCGGAGGGACAGGGGATGGAGCTGGAGGCGTGGTTGCCGGCCACGGCGGAGCGTGGGGTGGGAACATGA
- a CDS encoding MFS transporter, with the protein MSFIRAVHGNAGGAPLSSRSQAHPPRPVDTGAPLSNGLRLLLAASAGLSVASIYYSQPMLGVMGASLGASDTVVGLVPMLTQLGYALGILLLTPLGDRFDRRRIILFKAALLSMALLLGGLAPDITLLLGMSFAIGLTATLAQDIVPAAATLAPEHERGKVVGTVMTGLLLGILLSRVISGMVAERFGWRAMYAVAAASVAFIGVAAWRGLPRFRPTQTLSYGALLGSLASLWRQHGALRRAALAQGLISIGFSAFWSTLAVMLHGAPFHLGSAAAGAFGLAGAAGALGAPVAGRIADRFGPEVVTRLGAGLTVLSFATMFAAPWLEPNQRLWLLGVSAVGFDLGAQITLVAHQTLVFGIDPAARSRLNAALFVTVFIGMSVGAAGGSLALAHGGWMAVTLLATASALAALLVRLLPGAHTAH; encoded by the coding sequence ATGTCCTTCATTCGTGCCGTACATGGAAACGCCGGAGGCGCCCCCCTCTCCTCGCGGAGCCAGGCCCATCCGCCACGGCCGGTGGACACCGGCGCGCCCCTGTCCAACGGCCTGCGCCTGCTCCTGGCCGCGAGCGCCGGCCTGTCGGTGGCCTCCATCTATTACAGCCAGCCGATGCTGGGGGTGATGGGGGCCAGCCTCGGCGCCTCCGACACCGTGGTGGGGCTGGTGCCCATGCTCACGCAGCTGGGCTACGCGCTGGGCATCCTGCTGCTGACGCCGCTGGGTGACCGCTTCGACCGGCGCCGCATCATCCTCTTCAAGGCCGCCCTGCTGAGCATGGCGCTGCTCCTGGGCGGCCTGGCCCCGGACATCACGCTGCTCCTGGGGATGAGCTTCGCCATCGGCCTGACGGCGACCCTGGCGCAGGACATCGTCCCGGCCGCCGCGACCCTGGCCCCCGAGCACGAGCGCGGCAAGGTGGTGGGCACGGTGATGACGGGGCTGCTGCTCGGCATCCTCTTGTCCCGCGTCATCAGCGGCATGGTCGCCGAGCGCTTCGGCTGGCGCGCCATGTACGCGGTCGCCGCCGCCAGCGTGGCCTTCATCGGCGTGGCGGCCTGGCGCGGCCTGCCCCGCTTCCGTCCAACCCAAACGCTCTCCTATGGCGCCCTGCTCGGCTCACTCGCCAGCCTGTGGCGCCAGCACGGGGCCCTGCGCCGGGCGGCGCTGGCGCAGGGGTTGATCTCCATCGGGTTCAGCGCGTTCTGGTCCACCCTCGCGGTGATGCTGCACGGCGCTCCGTTCCACCTGGGGAGCGCGGCGGCCGGTGCCTTCGGCCTGGCGGGCGCGGCGGGGGCGCTGGGCGCGCCGGTGGCGGGCCGCATCGCGGATCGCTTCGGGCCGGAGGTGGTCACGCGCCTGGGGGCCGGGCTGACCGTCCTCTCCTTCGCCACGATGTTCGCGGCGCCGTGGCTGGAGCCGAACCAGCGGCTGTGGCTCCTGGGCGTGAGCGCGGTCGGCTTCGATCTGGGTGCGCAGATCACCCTCGTGGCCCATCAGACGCTGGTCTTCGGCATCGACCCCGCCGCTCGCAGCCGGCTCAACGCGGCGCTGTTCGTCACCGTGTTCATCGGCATGTCCGTGGGCGCGGCGGGCGGAAGCCTGGCGCTGGCCCATGGGGGCTGGATGGCGGTGACGCTGCTGGCGACGGCCTCCGCGCTCGCGGCGCTGCTGGTCCGCCTGCTTCCGGGGGCTCACACGGCCCACTGA
- a CDS encoding endonuclease V, producing MLACVDVDYRPDVTVAACVLFRDWTDAREAGHMVDRGPIAAPYEPGQFYRRELPHLLRVLAGVQEPLEAIVVDGYVWLGDGVPGLGAHLYEALCRAVPVIGVAKTPYVTTGPALPIVRGESLRPLLVTAIGMETATAAEHIRRMHGSSRMPTLLKQVDRLCRES from the coding sequence ATGCTTGCCTGCGTGGACGTGGACTACCGCCCGGACGTCACCGTGGCCGCGTGCGTCCTCTTCCGCGACTGGACGGACGCCAGGGAGGCCGGGCACATGGTGGACCGGGGCCCCATCGCGGCCCCCTACGAGCCCGGCCAGTTCTACCGCCGCGAGCTGCCGCACCTGCTGCGGGTGCTGGCCGGAGTGCAGGAGCCGCTGGAGGCCATCGTCGTGGATGGCTACGTCTGGCTTGGAGACGGCGTGCCGGGCCTCGGCGCCCACCTGTACGAGGCGCTCTGCCGTGCGGTGCCCGTCATCGGCGTGGCCAAGACGCCCTATGTCACCACCGGCCCGGCCCTGCCCATCGTGCGCGGGGAGAGCCTGCGTCCCCTGCTCGTCACCGCCATCGGCATGGAGACCGCGACCGCCGCGGAGCACATCCGGCGGATGCATGGCTCTTCGCGCATGCCGACACTGCTGAAGCAGGTGGACCGGCTGTGCCGTGAGTCCTGA
- a CDS encoding DUF2306 domain-containing protein — protein sequence MSLYLLARWLHIASGVVAFVTLWLPLVARKGGALHRRVGWAYVGAMIAAALSSLVISGGRFLQAPREQPMALFFIYIAVLSAASATMGVRVLRTKTRTGASMHPLDVGLSTLLLCMGLFTEAYGLRMGVPLLWGFAPVGIFSGTTGLWYWLRPPQERMHWWFQHMGAMVASGIGTLTAALVVNARHVGINGLQLALFLGPTVVGVVGLRLWTRYYRQRFARKAPAVMGQDLPGTTQPARAR from the coding sequence GTGTCGCTCTATCTGCTCGCCCGCTGGCTCCACATCGCTTCGGGGGTCGTCGCGTTCGTCACGCTCTGGCTGCCCCTGGTCGCTCGCAAGGGAGGCGCCCTGCACCGGCGCGTGGGCTGGGCCTACGTGGGCGCGATGATCGCCGCCGCGCTCTCCTCGCTGGTCATCTCAGGGGGGCGCTTCCTTCAGGCGCCGCGCGAGCAGCCCATGGCCCTCTTCTTCATCTACATCGCGGTGCTGAGCGCGGCCTCCGCGACCATGGGGGTGCGCGTGCTGAGGACGAAGACGCGCACCGGGGCGAGCATGCACCCCCTGGACGTGGGGCTGTCCACGCTGCTGCTCTGCATGGGGCTCTTCACCGAGGCGTACGGACTGCGGATGGGCGTGCCGCTGCTGTGGGGCTTCGCGCCGGTGGGCATCTTCTCCGGGACGACCGGGCTGTGGTACTGGCTGCGCCCGCCCCAGGAGCGGATGCACTGGTGGTTCCAGCACATGGGCGCCATGGTCGCCTCGGGCATCGGCACCCTCACCGCCGCCCTGGTGGTGAATGCCAGGCACGTCGGCATCAATGGCCTGCAGCTCGCGCTCTTCCTGGGGCCCACGGTGGTGGGCGTGGTGGGGCTGAGGCTTTGGACGCGCTACTACCGTCAGCGCTTCGCACGGAAGGCCCCGGCCGTCATGGGCCAGGACCTCCCGGGGACGACCCAGCCCGCGCGCGCTCGGTGA
- a CDS encoding bestrophin family protein — MGTQGTGEVSSGACSLQEDGSLGPRRTRDEQALGFRNNAAYDRWWEGRKQWGALIIEVRAFTHTAIALLDDGRAELPEAGRQAARRLVHRTIAFPYALAAHLRSQDAGEVMGRFLAEPERSRVLASANRPNALLREHQLDLGRLLRAGHITDITWRALNERVHATVFGLDILSDEMEEPSARRPTTCPLLAMSRTTEINMLEALGEPQPEPLRPKDFILG, encoded by the coding sequence ATGGGGACGCAGGGGACCGGTGAAGTCTCTTCGGGTGCATGCAGCCTCCAGGAGGACGGCAGTCTAGGGCCGCGGCGCACCCGGGATGAACAAGCCCTCGGCTTCCGCAACAACGCCGCCTACGACCGCTGGTGGGAGGGACGCAAGCAGTGGGGCGCGCTCATCATCGAGGTGCGCGCCTTCACCCACACGGCCATCGCGCTGCTGGACGACGGCCGCGCCGAGCTTCCCGAGGCAGGACGACAGGCGGCCCGGAGGCTGGTGCACCGCACCATCGCCTTCCCCTACGCGCTCGCCGCGCATCTCCGGAGCCAGGACGCCGGAGAGGTCATGGGCCGCTTCCTCGCGGAGCCGGAGCGCTCCCGCGTCCTGGCCAGCGCCAACCGGCCCAATGCCCTGCTGCGCGAGCACCAGCTGGACCTGGGCCGCCTGCTCCGGGCGGGCCACATCACCGACATCACCTGGCGGGCGCTGAACGAACGGGTGCACGCGACGGTCTTCGGCCTGGACATCCTGAGCGATGAGATGGAGGAGCCTTCGGCGAGGCGCCCAACGACCTGCCCCCTGCTCGCGATGTCCCGCACCACGGAGATCAACATGCTGGAAGCGCTGGGAGAGCCCCAGCCGGAACCGCTGCGCCCCAAGGACTTCATCCTCGGGTAA
- a CDS encoding 2OG-Fe(II) oxygenase produces MSVATVEEGPLRGPSFFFNRTALRSLALAHRDSYGAARPHPHVVIDGFLGEGLATELARVFPGATGAPWMRRDHPEQAARLGQLQRKGFEGVHGALRHLLAELSGMVFLDFLETLTGIKGLIADPHFRGAGLHLTLRGGHLALHADFNRDRTRALSRRLTVLYYLNPGWEPEWGGDLELWNADLSRCEARIAPVLDRLVVMAHGDTHWHGHPTALACPEGRGRATVAAYFYTAEESPDAPEAHSALWAPTRPE; encoded by the coding sequence GTGAGCGTCGCCACCGTCGAAGAGGGCCCATTGCGGGGTCCCAGCTTCTTCTTCAACCGGACAGCGCTCCGCTCGCTCGCGCTGGCGCATCGCGACAGCTACGGGGCCGCGCGGCCCCATCCCCACGTCGTCATCGACGGTTTCCTGGGTGAGGGATTGGCGACGGAATTGGCCCGCGTCTTTCCGGGCGCGACCGGGGCCCCGTGGATGCGCCGCGACCATCCCGAGCAGGCGGCGCGTCTGGGACAGCTCCAGCGCAAGGGATTCGAAGGCGTGCACGGGGCGCTCCGGCATCTGCTCGCGGAGCTCTCCGGAATGGTGTTCCTCGACTTCCTGGAGACACTCACCGGCATCAAAGGGCTCATCGCGGATCCTCACTTCCGGGGCGCCGGGCTGCACCTCACGCTGCGCGGAGGCCACCTGGCGCTCCACGCGGACTTCAACCGCGACCGCACCCGCGCGCTCTCACGGCGGCTCACCGTCCTGTACTACCTGAACCCGGGCTGGGAGCCGGAATGGGGCGGAGACCTGGAGCTGTGGAACGCCGACCTCTCCCGGTGCGAGGCGCGCATCGCGCCGGTGCTGGATCGCCTCGTCGTGATGGCACACGGCGACACGCACTGGCACGGCCACCCCACCGCGCTGGCATGTCCCGAGGGACGCGGCCGGGCCACGGTGGCGGCCTACTTCTACACGGCAGAGGAATCCCCGGACGCGCCGGAGGCCCACAGCGCCCTCTGGGCGCCGACGCGTCCTGAATGA
- a CDS encoding LysR family transcriptional regulator translates to MSISISALDLNLLLVLHTVLTERSVVRAAEQLHVTPSAISNSLARLRSVLGDPLVTRKGRGIVPTPRALALAPAIARGLRELESGLHEAPFEPAQCKRTFTLAIADAGQVTWGPRIAARMILELPSARLSVVGIASLVALGDLASSQVDLHLGLAGRGAGLHIEPLLDERTVLVAREGHPALGRRLSPRALGALRHVAVEMVPGKGFRDLIAVAYARAGIRREVAMTAPSFLTAASMVAATDLVATLPESLVAAQGTRLGVRSVNAPVPAHTVKLALCWHDRTHADPAARYFRELVRRAVLDV, encoded by the coding sequence GTGAGCATTTCGATCTCGGCCCTCGACCTGAACCTCCTGCTGGTGCTCCACACCGTGCTCACCGAGCGCAGCGTCGTGCGCGCGGCCGAGCAGCTCCACGTCACGCCGTCCGCCATCAGCAACAGCCTCGCGCGCCTCCGCTCCGTGCTGGGCGACCCGCTGGTCACGCGCAAGGGCCGTGGCATCGTCCCCACGCCCCGCGCGCTCGCGCTCGCCCCCGCCATCGCGCGAGGCTTGCGGGAGTTGGAGTCGGGGCTGCACGAGGCGCCGTTCGAGCCGGCGCAGTGCAAGCGCACCTTCACGCTCGCCATCGCTGACGCGGGTCAGGTCACCTGGGGACCGCGAATCGCGGCCCGGATGATCCTGGAGCTGCCGAGCGCGCGCCTCTCCGTGGTGGGCATCGCTTCGCTCGTCGCGCTCGGAGACCTGGCGTCGTCCCAGGTCGACCTGCACCTCGGTCTGGCCGGACGGGGCGCGGGACTGCACATCGAGCCCCTGCTGGACGAGCGCACGGTGCTCGTGGCCCGAGAAGGTCATCCCGCGCTCGGCAGGCGCCTGTCGCCCCGTGCGCTCGGCGCGCTCCGGCACGTGGCGGTGGAGATGGTGCCGGGAAAGGGCTTCCGCGACCTCATCGCTGTCGCGTACGCACGCGCTGGCATCCGCCGCGAGGTCGCGATGACGGCGCCATCCTTCCTGACGGCCGCGTCGATGGTGGCCGCGACCGACCTCGTCGCGACGCTGCCGGAGTCACTCGTCGCCGCACAGGGGACGCGCCTGGGCGTGCGCAGCGTCAACGCGCCGGTGCCCGCGCATACCGTCAAGCTGGCCCTGTGCTGGCATGACCGGACCCACGCCGACCCGGCGGCGCGCTACTTCCGCGAGCTGGTGCGCCGCGCGGTGCTGGACGTGTGA
- a CDS encoding response regulator transcription factor: protein MNPIRLVLADDHALVRQGLRSLLDLTPDLRVVGEAADGEEALRRVAELDPDVVLMDVRMPRRTGLEALRALRRTEPDRRVVLLTTFDEDTALIEALRAGVQGFLLKDVSLEELAEAIRRVASGQTLLPPGVAERVARGMAEVPRDFPHADLPEGLTRREVEVLRLIARGMSNREIADALGTAEGTVKNQTSSILSKLGVRDRTRAVLRAMELGCL, encoded by the coding sequence ATGAACCCGATCCGCCTGGTGCTCGCGGATGATCACGCCCTGGTGCGCCAGGGCCTGCGCAGCCTGCTGGACCTCACGCCCGACCTGCGGGTGGTGGGCGAGGCCGCGGACGGCGAGGAGGCGCTGCGCAGGGTCGCGGAGCTGGACCCCGACGTGGTGCTCATGGACGTGCGCATGCCGCGCAGGACGGGGCTGGAGGCCCTGCGCGCGCTGCGCCGCACGGAGCCGGACCGGCGCGTGGTGCTGCTCACCACCTTCGACGAGGACACGGCCCTCATCGAAGCCCTGCGCGCGGGCGTGCAGGGCTTCCTCCTCAAGGACGTGTCCCTGGAGGAGCTGGCGGAGGCCATCCGGCGCGTCGCCTCCGGTCAGACGCTGCTGCCTCCCGGTGTCGCGGAGCGCGTGGCGCGCGGCATGGCGGAGGTGCCACGCGACTTCCCCCACGCCGACCTGCCGGAGGGGCTCACCCGCCGCGAGGTGGAGGTGCTGCGCCTCATCGCGCGCGGGATGAGCAACCGGGAGATCGCCGACGCGCTGGGGACGGCGGAGGGGACGGTGAAGAACCAGACCTCCAGCATCCTCTCCAAGCTGGGCGTGAGGGACCGCACCCGCGCGGTGCTCCGGGCCATGGAGCTGGGCTGTCTCTAG
- a CDS encoding endo alpha-1,4 polygalactosaminidase translates to MSKWITGLIPCLALLLSACVSSEGDEALAPEDQQQALPGSEVIDFASASTLANTDASGKSGGMGVLKTNSATCTVGAYADCHAQYIEFSPSYTGYLTFNLSSLTQAAPTPAQITRLQLLTKYQGPAAATSYYQWQLYRFSTSSWVTLANSQGRGEWVWTPALTLDLPSTEVASNFVSSTGDIRARLIKGAGSDAAQLDSLRLQVSWDIGSVCTAETDAAFCSRLGMNCGQVSGTDNCGQARTVSSCGTCQGPASCGGGGTPNVCGEASSCTVAAFPKGTTWMWDLEHASIPTNLNAQVYVVDLFNTTSAKIQEYKTAGKKVVCYFSAGTFENWRDDASQFPQDTYCSPGENCAQSVHILGDWCTSGGGCEWWLDHRKPSVRTVMTSRMQLARTKGCDAVEPDNVDGYSHDDGITCADQACWGLTAANQLDYNRWLATTAHSLCLGIALKNDVDQVSALADSFDFAINEECQKYNECGVYKTAFTNKNKAVFNAEYRKDSSGDLTNWTSCTGTGATCACGESGFAQGDLRTLVFSTASVRYDNLQFACW, encoded by the coding sequence ATGTCGAAATGGATTACCGGGCTGATCCCCTGTCTGGCTTTGCTGCTGTCCGCTTGCGTGTCCTCGGAAGGAGATGAGGCGCTGGCGCCGGAGGACCAGCAGCAGGCCCTGCCGGGCTCGGAGGTCATCGACTTCGCCTCCGCGAGCACGCTGGCGAACACCGACGCGTCGGGCAAGAGCGGCGGCATGGGCGTGCTCAAGACGAACAGCGCGACCTGCACGGTCGGCGCGTACGCGGACTGCCATGCGCAGTACATCGAGTTCAGCCCCAGCTACACGGGCTACCTGACCTTCAATCTCTCCAGCCTCACCCAGGCAGCGCCCACCCCGGCGCAGATCACCAGACTCCAACTGCTGACGAAGTACCAGGGGCCCGCGGCCGCCACGTCCTACTACCAGTGGCAGCTCTACCGGTTCTCGACCTCCAGCTGGGTCACCCTCGCCAACTCGCAGGGGCGCGGCGAGTGGGTGTGGACGCCGGCCCTGACGCTGGACCTCCCGTCCACCGAGGTGGCCTCGAACTTCGTGTCGAGCACCGGCGACATCCGCGCGCGCCTCATCAAGGGCGCGGGCTCGGACGCGGCGCAGCTCGACAGCCTTCGCCTCCAGGTGTCCTGGGACATCGGCTCGGTGTGCACTGCGGAGACGGATGCGGCCTTCTGCTCGCGGCTGGGCATGAACTGCGGGCAGGTGAGCGGCACCGACAACTGCGGGCAGGCTCGCACGGTCTCCAGCTGCGGTACCTGCCAGGGCCCTGCGTCGTGCGGCGGTGGCGGCACCCCGAACGTCTGCGGTGAGGCTTCCTCCTGCACGGTGGCGGCCTTCCCCAAAGGCACCACCTGGATGTGGGACCTGGAGCACGCGTCCATTCCCACGAACCTCAACGCCCAGGTCTACGTCGTGGACCTCTTCAATACGACGAGCGCGAAGATCCAGGAGTACAAGACCGCCGGCAAGAAGGTGGTCTGCTACTTCAGCGCGGGCACCTTCGAGAACTGGCGGGATGACGCGAGCCAGTTCCCGCAGGACACGTACTGCAGCCCCGGGGAGAACTGCGCGCAGTCCGTCCACATCCTGGGTGACTGGTGCACGAGCGGCGGCGGCTGTGAGTGGTGGTTGGATCACCGCAAGCCGTCGGTGCGGACGGTGATGACGTCGCGCATGCAGCTGGCCAGGACCAAGGGCTGCGACGCGGTGGAGCCGGACAATGTCGACGGCTACTCGCACGATGATGGAATCACCTGCGCCGACCAGGCCTGCTGGGGCCTCACGGCGGCGAACCAGCTGGACTACAACCGCTGGCTGGCCACCACCGCCCACTCGCTGTGCCTGGGCATCGCGCTCAAGAACGACGTGGACCAGGTCTCGGCGCTCGCGGACTCCTTCGACTTCGCCATCAACGAGGAGTGCCAGAAGTACAACGAGTGCGGCGTCTACAAGACGGCGTTCACCAACAAGAACAAGGCGGTCTTCAACGCCGAGTACCGCAAGGACTCGAGCGGCGACCTCACCAACTGGACGTCGTGCACCGGAACCGGGGCGACCTGCGCCTGTGGTGAGAGCGGCTTCGCCCAGGGCGACCTGCGCACCCTGGTCTTCAGCACCGCGTCCGTGCGCTACGACAATCTCCAGTTCGCCTGCTGGTAG